One segment of Anopheles stephensi strain Indian chromosome 3, UCI_ANSTEP_V1.0, whole genome shotgun sequence DNA contains the following:
- the LOC118512032 gene encoding uncharacterized protein LOC118512032 produces MEEDLSYYVYISLTLIPVYLAFKLVQWMDWELFVNN; encoded by the coding sequence ATGGAGGAAGACCTCAGTTATTACGTGTACATCTCACTAACGCTCATTCCCGTGTATCTAGCATTCAAACTCGTGCAATGGATGGACTGGGAGTTATTTGTGAATAATTAA
- the LOC118512028 gene encoding homeotic protein female sterile translates to MRHQVEGTKPSFMKLPFDRLARVMNLEEPSFGDNYIQEFVLEHLDHDTGPNVKREDTSPSAVLGNGAGSKHLWNGPTMDENGGIVPIRLKAVSNGVVGGGWHLEDARKLHACSPGPGDLFTHVGAPTHGQPMLFNPPLSGVPSTPPETPPVIGSPNSSGGAGGVNGVVTSGGGYVGGAYYGTRSQTGLVEEMMFLPQTMRGEQPLDLRPLHCSIGPEGDWMDRKEYASVLAVSNGQGGQNGMLGVGGSGGGGAGGPAGGNGGVGTVGNTGGGGGVVGGGFQHHHHHITAAQLEFGPLNMHSVSHQHPHHHHSHHHHSLHPNRPHSVSSTSSTISPRNGTSSSGGGSCYNGLGGSGNGLSSEDIINDELLMTLSVRELNKRLHGCPRDQVVRLKQKRRTLKNRGYAQNCRSKRLQQRHDLEITNRHLHHEMQQMKVELAKIKQERDELIQTLQMHQREQSAQHGTANVLQQQQQQQHQQHQQAHHKHQQAQQQHQHQQQQHQQQQQHQQQQHQHYQQQSRQQQQQQQQHHLHHQQQQQQQQHLGSSCGGSAGSGGGTGSGTGAGGSSGGAGGSAGGASGGVGAGLVSSVKQLIAESVTSQEYYV, encoded by the coding sequence ATGCGACACCAGGTCGAGGGAACCAAACCATCTTTTATGAAACTGCCATTCGACCGTCTAGCTAGAGTGATGAATCTGGAAGAGCCCAGCTTCGGCGACAACTACATACAGGAGTTTGTGCTGGAACACCTGGACCATGACACCGGACCGAACGTGAAGCGCGAGGACACCAGCCCCTCGGCTGTCCTCGGCAATGGTGCCGGGTCGAAGCACCTCTGGAACGGTCCGACGATGGACGAGAACGGTGGGATCGTGCCGATACGGTTGAAAGCGGTCAGCAACGGTGTGGTCGGCGGTGGCTGGCATCTGGAGGATGCCCGCAAGCTACACGCCTGCTCACCCGGTCCCGGGGATCTGTTCACGCACGTCGGTGCACCAACCCACGGCCAACCGATGCTGTTCAATCCACCGCTCAGTGGCGTTCCGTCCACTCCACCCGAAACGCCACCCGTCATCGGGTCGCCCAACTCGTCGGGTGGCGCTGGCGGTGTTAACGGGGTGGTGACCAGCGGTGGAGGTTATGTTGGCGGTGCGTACTACGGCACCCGATCCCAGACGGGGTTGGTCGAGGAGATGATGTTCCTGCCCCAGACGATGCGTGGTGAGCAACCGCTCGATCTTCGGCCCCTGCACTGTTCCATAGGGCCGGAGGGCGATTGGATGGATCGGAAGGAGTACGCCAGTGTTTTGGCAGTATCGAATGGACAAGGCGGCCAGAACGGTATGCTTGGGGTgggtggcagtggtggtggtggtgctggtggtccAGCCGGTGGCAACGGTGGTGTCGGAACGGTGGGCAATACGGGTGGCGGCGGTGGGGTAGTTGGAGGAGGAttccagcatcatcatcaccatatcACGGCGGCCCAGCTCGAGTTCGGACCGCTCAACATGCACAGTGTGTCGCATCAACATCCGCACCACCATCACTCCCACCATCACCATTCCCTTCACCCGAACCGACCGCACTCGGTCAGCTCGACCAGCTCCACCATTTCCCCCCGCAacggcaccagcagcagtggcggagGCAGCTGCTACAATGGTCTGGGAGGTTCCGGCAACGGGCTTTCGTCCGAGGACATCATCAACGACGAGCTTCTGATGACGCTTTCGGTGCGCGAGCTTAACAAGCGCCTGCACGGGTGTCCCCGGGACCAGGTCGTACGGTTGAAGCAGAAGCGGCGCACACTGAAGAACCGCGGGTACGCACAGAACTGTCGTTCGAAGCGGTTGCAGCAGCGACACGATCTCGAGATCACGAACCGCCATCTGCATCACGAGATGCAGCAGATGAAGGTGGAGCTGGCCAAGATAAAGCAGGAGCGGGACGAGCTCATCCAGACGCTGCAGATGCACCAGCGCGAACAATCGGCACAGCACGGCACGGCGAAcgtgttgcagcagcagcagcagcagcagcatcaacaacatcagcaggcccaccacaaacaccagcaggcgcaacagcaacatcagcatcagcaacaacagcatcagcagcagcagcagcaccagcagcaacagcatcaacacTATCAGCAGCAGTCTcgtcagcaacaacagcagcagcagcaacaccatcttcaccatcagcaacaacagcagcagcagcagcacttggGATCGTCCTGTGGTGGAAGTGCGGGTAGTGGCGGCGGAACCGGAAGTGGAACCGGGGCTGGAGGAAGTTCAGGTGGTGCGGGTGGAAGTGCTGGAGGTGCCAGTGGGGGTGTTGGGGCAGGGTTAGTTTCCTCGGTGAAGCAGCTGATCGCGGAGAGTGTCACGTCGCAGGAGTACTACGTATGA